Part of the Triticum aestivum cultivar Chinese Spring chromosome 4D, IWGSC CS RefSeq v2.1, whole genome shotgun sequence genome is shown below.
TTTCCGCCTCCGAGATTCACCGATTCCCGTCCATTCCGTCTTTGTCTATCAGCTTGGGGCCATTTTGGAATCGTCCTCCCTCGAGGCGTCTGTCTCGGCCCCAAAGATCCAATTCGGTTGGATTTCTGCTCCCGAGCCGGAGCCCGTCCGGAGGCGCACGACCTGAGACCGGCGCGGAGGGAGTTGATGCCACCCGGCGATGGATCGCCGAGCCTTCAGGAGTAACTCGTGCAACAGCAAGAACACGGCGCCTCCCCCCTCGCcctcggcggcgtcggcggcggtgtaCCGGACGTCCTCGGCGCCGGTGGGGGGCTCCAAGGACAACGTCGGCGAGCGCAAGGCGCTGCTGCCCCGGCGCCCCGAGGGCGGCACGGCCCGCAAGGCCTACAAGGGCCCCAAGCGGCGGGTGCAGTGGAAGGACACCCACGGGAAGAAGCTCGCCGAGGTCTTGGAATTCCAGCCTAGGTAAGCAAACCAAGCAACCTCCGTGCATCATTTCAATATTAATTTTTGTGCTGCCGTAAATGTGCTAGATAGACGCACCATGCTTCTTTTGATCCTACACTACATGATGCCGATGCCGATGAGTTCCATGCGATGTTTCCTTGTTTGGCTACCCAAATTAGCTGCATAGGGGTTGCTTGGATAGTTGGAACTCTTAGGTGGGCGTCTCTTGTCAAGCAGGAAAGAGGGAAATGATTGCTGTAGTCACGAGGTTCGGTGATCAAATGATGTGTATCCTGCCAGGATACCACTTTAGAACATGTGATCCATTTGGGGTGTCACAATCTGCCAATGTCAGCTAGCTAGGCGAACTGAATTATTGTGCCTGGGGGCTTTTCAACATCCAATTCAAGTAACTGGGGTCTATGCTTcccttgaactcttctgaagtaaCATGTGGCTATAATTTCAGTCTTAGTTTGTCGTTTACctgacctataaattcaccccgAGTCCGCTGTGAACTGATTAGACAGAAACATGTTCTACTTGTGGTGCCGTAAAAGTTAAGTACGAACTGGTGTTGCAAAATGATTGCATAAAGTCTTAGGCAACTAATCCATAATCGTGCTGGTGCGCAATTATGAACCATTTGTTGGAGTAGTGATTGGTCATTATTGATGTATCAAGGACTGGAAATGAAACAGCCCTTCAAAGTGGAAAAGGATGAGAATTTATGATGAGGCTGCTGCATTTCTTGGCCTCAGTGGCAGTATTATGTCTCCATTAGCCTATAAGAAAAACTGTGTATTGGTCTACTATTACTTTTGATACGCTCTTCTTACAGGCATGCAAATGATATGTGCTGTCATATGTGAAGCTGGTTTGTATATGTTCCTCAGTTGATACTGTAGATTTTGTCAATATAATTCAATCTGTATGCTAGTTCCTTATTTTTTTAACTTTAGTTCCTGATTTCTAGTCAAGCCATGATCAGTAGAGTTTTGGCGATTTTATTTTCTGAGAGTAGACTTTGGCGATTTGATTAAACAAATTGTTGAAATTTTGATCAGTATCAGTAGACTTTTGGCAATTTTATTGAAAATTTAGACGAGTTGAACCTCGTCATTTATCAAAATGTATTTATTAATTATGCATGTTGGGGTGGGGCTGCACATGTTAATGCTAATTAGCAGTAGATTATTGAACATCTGATTCCTCAAATTTTCAACTAATAAATTTAGATCCGAATGTAATTATTAATGTTGATTATTATGATTTATCTTCAGTAAATTGGGCAATTATACATTATACTGTTATGAGCTAAAGTGGTAACCTATCCCGTTCAGAAGCCACTCTTCCACGTCAGGGGTTATCCCTGTCACTGTTTTCTAGTGCCCCATCATTGGTCTTCGGACCTTTACCCTACCCATAACGGAGACTTCGTTAAAAACCTAGAATTGATGACACATATACCTAACAAGGAAACAGTTTAAAGTGGCAATACAGTATtggtttatttatttcctttcatAACAGCTGTAGTTATGTAACTTGTTCTAAGGCCTCCTGCATTGGAACAGGAAATGTTTAACTTATCCGTAACATTTCTGGATGCAAAATTCGGTTACGCTGCAAGCAAGTTTAGTAATATAGCAGTCTAATTGTCGGATTGAGGTAATATGTGATGTCTGGCGGTTCAGGACTGAGGACTTGGACCACCTGCATATGAATTGAGGACAGTCCACCTGAAAATGCCCTGTTTCCGCCTACACAAGACCATTCCATTAGTCCAAATTAATCTGCATCGGAACATTTATTTATTTTAACAACCATGAAATTACACAACTGTAATCTGATCTCAGTTGAACAAGCTTAGGTAAGCTCTGTTACTTTGATATGGATATTTGGAAACCCTTGTTTATGTTCTTCACAGTTACAGTTTGATTAGTCCGTGGTGGTACCCTACCCTACATCTTTGTTCGGTGTAAGTTCAGTTTAACCAAGTGGAACTTGTTGGCACATGACTTCTTTTGTTCTCAAGATATTTGCTTCGCCTTTTTTTTCCATACGACCCCCAACAAGGGACAGGGTTCTCATTTGTCACACTGTGTAGCAATTGCTTACAGTTCCAAATTGCTTATTTTTACACGAGCAGTACCTTTTATAGGCTTTGGAGTTGCAGAGGCGTAATGAATACTTTGTTTTATCAGTCTGTAAGTTACAGTGGACCTTAATCTTTACCGCTGAAGTATACTTCTGTAAGAACTTTAATTACCTCAAGTTGTCTTTCTTTGTACTGGCATCAGCTTTACAATAGAACCCACATAAGGTGCGATGATATGTGTTAATTGAAAATGTTGTTCTCTTTTGGGATGCTAGATGGTATTAAAAGATTTTGAAATAGACCAGATTACAATGCATTAATATAGCCCATGCATCTAAAGAGGTTGTATCTAGAAATCTTGAGTTACAGTTTCATGGGGCCAGTATAATGACAGCAGTATTAGTGTATTACACATTATCACAGTGAAACTTGTTGGCATAtgattttctctctctctcagtaTATTTACTTCGCCTGATTGCAGTTGCATATTTGTTGCACCCTTTAGTCCTCGGAGATCAGTTTACAGTTCCAAATTTTGCTTATTTAAAAAAATGAGCAGTACCTTTATAGGTTTTAGAAATTGCAGGTGTGTAGTAAATAATTTCTTTTATCAGTATTTCTCTCTGCTGGCATCAGCTGACAGTAGAATCCACATTGGGTGCAATGGTATGTGCTCAAAATGATCTCTTTTGGAATCGTAGTATCTTGGCCGAGATACAATACGTTAATAACCCCATGCATCTAGAGAGGTCGTATCCGCGTTGAACTGTAATTATGTTGGTTGCTCAAGAAATTCCATGCACCCATCACAGAAAAAAAGTCGATGCTGACATTTGCTTGTCTTGATTTTCTTCCTCTAATTGCTCTGCCATCTTTTTTGCAGTGATTCAAGTGACTCGGATGATGATTATTTGGATACTTGCATATGCTCAGTCATGTAAATACCGCAGGGCTGAATCTCCGGTGCATCTTGCGCAGGTGGAGAGTACGAGTGTTTAGCAAGAGCTGTATCTTAATGTTATGCATTGGCCTAACAGTCTTGTATAGAAAAAGGTTCACTCCAACAGGCTCAAACTATCTCATGTAGAGCAAGTCAGGGCTGCGACCTAGCAAGGACTGGCGACGACGAGCCCATATCATCTGTTGAATGCGCAAGCAGCAGGAAGTTGCGTCAGAATTTTGAGATATCGCCACGCAGCAgttagaaaggaaaaaaaaaaggacACGCGGTGTTCTCAGCAGCAGCCTTGCTCTCTTCCTGACGAGTAACGTTATGTGTCATAAGCAAAATGCTCTTAGAATCAGACACCGACATGTCTTGCGCGGCTGGAATTGCGACCGATTTTTTGTCAATAGTAGTGTCTGCCTCTTGGCATGTTAACTAACTAGCTGATGTTCCTGTCTGTCTGTCAGTCTGATGCTGTCATCACACGCTTAACATTATTCTTGCATGACTTGATGTGTGATGGATGCTGTAATTCCAAAGTGCAAGGTTTGTCACATTCCTGTGCCCTGTTGGGCAGTTCACTGTCATCAAAAggggcctctcttttttatttctgCAGAAGATGAACTTCTCATCAAAGCTCCAGTAATTTACCGCCTTGTTcacctcaaaagaaaaaaaaacaccaccTTGTATGTTGTCATACATTTTTTTACACCTTTTATTTTAAACATCATGTGTATTGATTTTCTTCTTGTAAATAGTTACTTCCTGACATGTGATACAAGAAAGCTAAATTCTGTACCCGCAAAAAATAAAGCTAAATTCTACACAGAAAAAGGTTTATTTTAGGCCAAAAAAAGGGTAAAACAAGTTTGAGGGAAAAAAAGAGAGAGGCAAATTTATGCCACAGGCCTGCATGGAACGCGATGCAATTCCCGccacgcaacacacacacacacacaggattccgacggcccggcccggcccgcggCCTCGGATTCCTTGCTCCGTCATCGGATCCCATCCGTTCCGTCCGCCCATCCAACGGTCACATGCCAGCTGGGTCAACACGACCGTTACCACTCGGGCTTTTGCCCTTTTCCCCCAACGGCAGCTTCTCCTCGCCCCCAAATGCCGCGCCCCCTTCACTACTACTCCTAAGCCGCCGCTGCCGCTTCTCTTCCATCTCCCCCAAACACCCACCCGCTTCTCTTCTCGCCGCCGACGAGCCACCGACGAGCCACCGACGCGCCCGCCGGGCCGGCCATGGGCTGCTTCCTCGGCTGCTTCGGGGGCGCCAAGTCCAAGaaggagcgccgccaccgccggcgcaAGCAGCGCTCCCCCTCCCACTCCCCCTCCAAGGCCGCCCGCGACGCcgaggccgcctccgccgccgccccgctcctcgCCACCCTCCTCGAGCTCAGGTTCGTTCCTTGTCCCATCGAGGATTACTGCcagtctctctctctcactgatcgGCTGCTGTTGATCCGCCTCGTGATTGACCGATGGATTCCGGCTTGATTTTTGTCTGGTTAATTAGGGGTTCGATCTCCGTTTGATTTTTTCTGGTTGATTAGGGATTCGGCCGATGACCTGTGCCTGGCCGTCGTCGCCAAGAAGAAGGTGACGTTCGACCCCAACGTGACCGCCTACGAGGCGCCGCCGATCCCCGAGGGCGAGGAGGCCgcgacagaggaggaggaggagggccgcgccgcggcgggcggcgaggaggcgtggaCGCTGCTGGGGCCCGAGTGCGCGAAATCAGAGGCGTTCCCGCTCAACCACAGGTACGGCAACTGCGCCGGCGCCGACGACGACAGCGACTACGAGGACTgctacgacgacgacgacgacgatgagtacgatgacgatgaggacgacgaagaggaggaggGCTTGGACGGGATCGACGAGTgcgcggtggacgacgacgaggagcaagGCGGGCTTCTGGGCATCGcgcgcggcgaggaggaggcgtgCGAGTCGCTCTTCCTGCTCCCGGCGCCCAGGACCACCAAGGACAGCGCCGCTGCCGCTCAGACCGGAGCAGCAGCTGAGGCAACCGCCGCGCTCAGCTCGGTGGAGAACTTCAGCCAGTGGAAGGACGCCAAGCCACACACCGCCGCGCCCAAGGATTCAGAGAAGGAGAACATCGTCAGGCTCTCCGACTCGGCGACGGCCCCTGATATGAAAAAAGAGAAGCCGGCGGTGAGCTGGGACTACACCCCCAGGACGCCGAGCAAGCAGGAGGCCTCGGTGGACGCGAGCCTCTCCACGTGGCTGGGCTCCTCGGGGACGCCGGAGAGCAACTACTCGGTGCGGTCCTACTCGCCGATCAGCCGGGAGGACCGGCCCATCCTCGGCGCCCTCACCGTGGAGGACATCAAGATCTCCTCGGCCAACTCGTCGCCGAGGCGGTCGCGGTCCCCGAGCCCGAGCCCCGACGACATGCCGATCCTGGGCACCGTGGGGGCTTACTGGAACTGCAGCGATGCCAAGGGCGGCAGTGATGATTCGGTGACGAGAGGCGGGTTCATGAAGACCAGGAGCAGATTTGGGCAGGTGAGCTCTTAATTAGCTTCGGCGATTTGAGCTTTGGTTGATGATGCATTTTCCAGGCTCCAAATGTGTGGTGCTCATGATGTTTTTTACCCATTGCAGAACTTGGCATGATGAAAATGGTGAACCGCCCTCCAGAATTATGATGAAATAGGCTAGAAAGAAGAGCTGTGAATTAAGAGATAAGATACagtgtgagtgagtgagtgagtgagtgagagatTGTTCCATGAGTGAGAGATTCTTTTATGTGTTTGTAAACATGTCATGTCAGCATTCTATATAGCATGGTATTCTTTTTGTGTGGCATTGTCAATATGATGTGTACTATTATTTCACCCTTTGTCAATAATCAATATTTTGTACTACTGCATTTGAGTTCAGTTTCACCTTTCTGAACTGTGACTGCCTGCCTGCTTTTCTTCTTCTGAACTTTTGTTATCTGCAGCACCTCACAACACTATCTTGGAGGCTTAAGATTAACATCATGATAATCTGTACATACATGCAAGCTCTGTAGCTCACATGAACATGGACCTAGGTTTATCATTAACATATGAGCAGAAGATTTCAGATAATATCATGCAAACTTGTCTTGCCCTGCAGTGGAAAATGAGAACTATACAGCTTTTGCATTTCAGAGGTGTGGCATTGTCAATATGATGTACTATTATTTCAGTATGATTACATTTGAGTTCTTTTTCAGTTTTCACCTTTCTGAACTGTACCTGCCTGCTTTTCATGTTCTGAACTTCAGTTATCTGCGGAACCTGACAACACTGTATTGGAGGCTTAGGTTTAGCAATCATGATAATCTGTAGTACATTACTAAAGCATAAATGTAAGCATACAACTCTGTAGCTCACATGAGTAAGGACCTAGGATTCCTATTAACATCTGCAAAGAAGAAAGTGCAGAAGATTTCAGATGTCTTCTCTTCCCCTGCAGTGAAAAAATGTGAACTATACAGCTTTTGCAAACGCTTCAAGCGATCAATTATTTGCCTCCAACACACACATAATCCACTTGTCCACACAAAATAGAGTCGAGTCTGCAGTAGTAGCGGTACAAACTGCAAAGCCTAGCGTCACCGCCTCTTGGGGAGCTGGAACGCGCGCTTCAGGAACTGGCTCGCGGCCTCGTCGTCGCGGTGGCAGAGCACGCGGAGGATCGTGTCCGGGTCCGTCCGGCACCACCGCCTCGTCGTCAGCGGCATCGGCAGAGCGGCCCGGGGCGACCCGCCgcaggccgccgccgtcgtcgtcgcgaTGCTTAGCTCCTCCACGACCCGCTCCGCCGTCTGCCCCATGAGCGCGACCACGccctcggcggcctcggcctcgctcTCCACCACGTCCTCCGCCACCAGGCCCTCCCCGCGCGTGCAGAAGGCCCGCTTCAGGCTCCGcaggtcctcctccaccatgccgtgGTCCTCCCTCGTGAAGCTCCGGTGGTTGCCGCCGGCCAGCAGCACCATCAGGAACGCCTGGAACGAGGCCTTCATCACCTCCCGCACCGCCACCGGCTGCGCGCGGTCCACCAGGATGGAGACGAGGAGCGACAGGTTCTGCTTCAGCGTGCGGAGCGCCGGCCGGATGCGCGCGTCGGCCACGCCGCCGGCGTACAGCCCGTCGTAGAACGAGTGGTGCGAGTCGAAGAAGATGAGCCGGTACGCGGCCACCTCGGCGACGTGGGCGATCGCCGTCTGGGCCGCGGTACGCGCGTGGTCGAAGTGGCAGCACGGTGCGGCGAGGAGCCGGCTCGTGGTGGACGGCGAGGTGCATGCTCCGCCGCCCGCGGAGAAGAAGGAGAGCGACTTGTCCAGCGCCTGGATGTGGCTGAGGATGTAGTGGATCGTGTTGAGCCGGACGTAGAGGCGCTGCGTGCCGCGGCTGGTGGACGGCCGCGGGTTGTGCCCGCCGGCCGCGCTCACGCTCTGGCCTCCGCCGTGGTACGACGCGTTGCCGCGCCCGCCGCTCGTCAGGGGCACCCGGCACGGCGCCACCGCCGCCCTCTTCCACAGCCGCTTGATCGTCGAGTCCTGGTTGCACCTCGTCAGCGCCGGCAGCGGCGGGAGGTAGCTCTGCTTGTTGCCGCAGGAGGCGAGGAAGGAGACGTAGTCCTGGAAGACGGCGCCGAGGCCGTCGGCGAGGTCCTGCAGCATGCCGTCCCTCGCGCTCACCGGGATCGCGAAGAACTCGTCAAGGGTGGCCTTGGCCAGCTTCATCAGGTCCACCGCCGACTGCGCGTACGGCTCATTCTTGGACCTCGCGGTCCAGCTCTACGTGACCATGCCATGCCACGGCAGAGTTAGTTTGAGGCACTTTGCAGGAATGGAGCGTGAACATGTGTGATCAATGGAGGCAAGCTCACCT
Proteins encoded:
- the LOC123098950 gene encoding eisosome protein SEG2; amino-acid sequence: MGCFLGCFGGAKSKKERRHRRRKQRSPSHSPSKAARDAEAASAAAPLLATLLELRDSADDLCLAVVAKKKVTFDPNVTAYEAPPIPEGEEAATEEEEEGRAAAGGEEAWTLLGPECAKSEAFPLNHRYGNCAGADDDSDYEDCYDDDDDDEYDDDEDDEEEEGLDGIDECAVDDDEEQGGLLGIARGEEEACESLFLLPAPRTTKDSAAAAQTGAAAEATAALSSVENFSQWKDAKPHTAAPKDSEKENIVRLSDSATAPDMKKEKPAVSWDYTPRTPSKQEASVDASLSTWLGSSGTPESNYSVRSYSPISREDRPILGALTVEDIKISSANSSPRRSRSPSPSPDDMPILGTVGAYWNCSDAKGGSDDSVTRGGFMKTRSRFGQNLA
- the LOC123098949 gene encoding uncharacterized protein, which encodes MDRRAFRSNSCNSKNTAPPPSPSAASAAVYRTSSAPVGGSKDNVGERKALLPRRPEGGTARKAYKGPKRRVQWKDTHGKKLAEVLEFQPSDSSDSDDDYLDTCICSVM